The following are from one region of the Bradyrhizobium sediminis genome:
- a CDS encoding alkene reductase yields the protein MSTPTKLFEPYKLGPITLPNRLVMAPLTRNRAVPPGMVPSPLAVEYYGQRASAGLLVTEASQVSQQGQGYQDTPGIYSKEQIAGWRKVTDRVHERGGRIFIQLWHVGRISHTSLQPNGGAPVAPSAIRAKGKTFVNGTFTDISEPRALALEEIPGIIESFKRGAANAIEAGFDGVEIHGANGYLLDQFAKDGTNKRTDAYGGSIENRARLMLEISKVVAAEAGPERTGIRISPVTPANDVSDSNPQPLFDHIVDRLNALKLVYIHVIEGATGGPRDNAPFDYASLRKRFKQAYVANNGYDFELATKVLAADAADLIAFGKPFISNPDLVERLKKGAPLNAFDKATFYGGGAKGYTDYPTLEALDAAQ from the coding sequence ATGAGCACGCCAACCAAACTGTTCGAGCCTTACAAGCTCGGTCCGATCACGTTGCCGAACCGCCTCGTGATGGCGCCCCTGACCCGCAACCGCGCGGTCCCTCCCGGCATGGTGCCGAGCCCGCTGGCGGTCGAATATTACGGGCAGCGCGCGTCCGCGGGCTTGCTGGTCACCGAGGCCAGCCAGGTCTCGCAGCAGGGCCAAGGCTATCAGGACACGCCCGGCATCTATTCGAAAGAGCAGATCGCGGGCTGGCGCAAGGTCACCGACCGCGTGCATGAGCGAGGCGGGCGCATCTTCATCCAGCTCTGGCATGTCGGCCGGATCTCGCACACCTCGCTGCAGCCGAATGGCGGCGCGCCGGTCGCGCCCTCTGCGATCCGCGCCAAGGGCAAGACTTTTGTCAACGGCACCTTCACCGACATCTCCGAGCCGCGCGCGCTGGCACTGGAGGAAATCCCCGGCATCATCGAGAGCTTCAAACGCGGCGCCGCGAACGCGATCGAGGCCGGATTCGACGGCGTCGAAATCCACGGCGCCAACGGCTACCTGCTCGACCAATTTGCAAAAGACGGCACCAACAAGCGCACCGACGCCTATGGCGGATCAATCGAGAACCGCGCCAGGCTGATGCTGGAGATATCGAAGGTAGTAGCCGCGGAAGCCGGCCCCGAGCGCACCGGCATCCGCATTTCACCGGTCACGCCGGCCAATGACGTTTCCGACTCCAATCCGCAGCCGCTGTTCGATCACATCGTCGACCGGCTCAACGCGCTGAAGCTCGTCTACATCCACGTCATCGAAGGCGCCACCGGCGGCCCGCGTGACAATGCACCGTTCGATTACGCGTCCTTGCGCAAGCGCTTCAAGCAAGCCTATGTCGCCAACAACGGCTACGATTTCGAGCTCGCGACCAAGGTGCTCGCGGCCGATGCGGCCGACCTGATCGCGTTCGGAAAGCCGTTCATCTCCAACCCCGATCTGGTCGAGCGACTGAAGAAGGGCGCACCGCTGAACGCGTTCGACAAGGCGACGTTCTACGGCGGCGGGGCGAAGGGATACACGGATTACCCGACGCTGGAGGCGCTCGACGCGGCGCAGTAG
- a CDS encoding DUF2160 domain-containing protein, with protein MEHIAWMAWTLPTAIFFVLLATTLAVMTWLAVAYPEAERIGILRIPTTRGDRLFISLIVAAVIHLLWIGLVGTDTLLTIPVREGIEVPSLWLATVISLVSAVAIFRTV; from the coding sequence ATGGAACACATCGCATGGATGGCCTGGACGCTGCCGACCGCGATCTTCTTCGTGCTGCTGGCCACGACGCTCGCGGTCATGACCTGGCTCGCGGTCGCCTATCCCGAGGCCGAGCGCATCGGGATCCTGCGCATTCCGACCACGCGTGGCGACCGGCTGTTCATTTCACTGATTGTGGCGGCCGTCATTCACCTCTTGTGGATCGGGCTCGTCGGCACCGACACGCTACTGACCATTCCGGTCAGGGAAGGCATTGAAGTTCCGAGCCTGTGGCTCGCTACCGTGATCTCGCTTGTTTCGGCCGTTGCGATCTTTCGCACCGTCTGA
- a CDS encoding ABC transporter ATP-binding protein — protein MARIDLVDLAHSYGGNDAAPESFALKPISMTWRQGGAYALLGPSGCGKTTLLNLISGIVTPSRGKILFDGVDITPLSTQKRNIAQVFQFPVIYDTMTVGQNLAFPLKNRGMVRSDILARVAEIADLLDLTPYLERKATRLTADAKQKISLGRGLVRSDVAAVLFDEPLTVIDPELKWQLRSKLKALHRELDLTMIYVTHDQTEALTFADTVVVMHDGRVVQSGTPAELFDKPAHTFVGYFIGSPGMNIVPAEVRGREARIDGHIIRLDRNYDGLPPGAKIEIGVRPEFVDVAPPGSGLLLANIERIDDLGRVRFARVRVGDAKFAARVPPGFSIPGNEAGLLFDPAHVHVYADSLLVEGA, from the coding sequence ATGGCCCGCATTGACCTCGTCGATCTCGCGCATTCCTACGGCGGCAACGATGCCGCCCCCGAATCTTTTGCGCTGAAGCCGATTTCGATGACCTGGCGGCAGGGCGGGGCCTATGCGCTGCTCGGACCGTCCGGCTGCGGCAAAACCACGCTGCTCAATCTCATTTCCGGCATCGTCACCCCGTCGCGCGGAAAAATCCTGTTCGACGGCGTCGACATCACACCGCTGTCAACCCAGAAGCGCAACATCGCGCAGGTGTTCCAGTTTCCGGTGATCTACGACACCATGACGGTCGGACAGAACCTGGCGTTTCCGTTGAAGAACCGCGGCATGGTCAGGAGCGACATCCTGGCGCGGGTCGCGGAGATCGCCGATCTGCTCGACCTCACGCCCTATCTCGAGCGCAAGGCGACGCGGCTGACGGCGGACGCCAAGCAGAAGATCTCGCTCGGCCGCGGGCTGGTGCGCTCCGACGTCGCCGCCGTGCTGTTCGACGAACCGCTGACGGTGATCGATCCCGAGCTGAAATGGCAGTTGCGCTCGAAGCTCAAGGCGCTGCACCGCGAGCTCGACCTCACCATGATCTATGTCACCCACGACCAGACCGAGGCGCTGACCTTCGCCGATACCGTGGTCGTGATGCATGACGGCCGCGTGGTGCAGAGCGGCACTCCGGCGGAACTGTTCGACAAGCCTGCCCATACCTTCGTCGGCTATTTCATCGGCTCGCCCGGCATGAACATCGTGCCCGCCGAAGTGCGGGGCCGCGAGGCCCGGATCGACGGTCACATCATCCGGCTCGACCGCAACTATGACGGCCTGCCGCCGGGCGCGAAGATCGAAATCGGCGTGCGCCCGGAATTCGTCGACGTCGCGCCGCCCGGCTCCGGCCTGCTGTTGGCCAATATCGAGCGGATCGACGATCTCGGCCGGGTCCGCTTCGCGCGGGTCCGCGTCGGCGACGCCAAATTCGCAGCACGGGTGCCGCCGGGATTTTCGATTCCCGGCAACGAGGCCGGACTGTTGTTCGACCCCGCGCATGTTCACGTCTACGCCGACAGCCTTCTGGTCGAGGGGGCATAA
- a CDS encoding DeoR/GlpR family DNA-binding transcription regulator has protein sequence MTGLTHRQSEILNIARAFGRVMVDDLARRFEVSAQTIRKDLNDLCDHRSLTRIHGGAIIASGVENLAYEARRFVAAEEKKAIGVAAAAQIPNGCSLFINIGTTTEEVASALTSHEDLLVITNNLNVAMLLYRHPRIEVIVAGGAVRRADGAVIGSTAISLIGQFKVDYAIIGASAIDEEGALLDFDYREVQAAQAIIANARSVMLVADSTKLRRSAPVRIAHLSQIQTFVTDAALPAGIANICHSRGIEVIEAMPKPSVDIDEAGPEPAPPTLRRA, from the coding sequence GTGACCGGCCTGACCCATCGCCAATCCGAAATCCTCAATATCGCCCGCGCCTTCGGCCGGGTGATGGTGGACGATCTCGCCCGGCGTTTCGAGGTCTCGGCGCAGACCATCCGCAAGGACCTCAACGACCTCTGCGACCACCGCTCGCTGACCCGGATCCATGGCGGCGCCATCATCGCCTCCGGGGTCGAGAACCTCGCCTACGAGGCGCGCCGCTTCGTCGCCGCCGAGGAGAAGAAGGCGATCGGGGTCGCCGCCGCGGCGCAGATACCGAACGGCTGCTCGCTGTTCATCAACATCGGCACCACCACGGAAGAAGTCGCCAGCGCCCTGACCTCGCATGAGGATCTGCTCGTCATCACCAACAACCTCAATGTCGCGATGCTGTTGTACCGGCATCCGCGCATCGAGGTGATCGTGGCCGGCGGCGCGGTGCGCCGCGCCGACGGTGCGGTGATCGGCTCGACCGCGATCAGCCTGATCGGCCAGTTCAAAGTCGATTACGCCATCATCGGCGCCTCGGCGATCGACGAGGAGGGCGCGCTACTGGACTTCGACTATCGCGAAGTGCAGGCGGCGCAGGCCATCATCGCCAATGCCCGCAGCGTGATGCTGGTAGCCGACTCGACCAAACTGCGCCGCAGCGCGCCGGTGCGCATCGCCCACCTCAGCCAGATCCAGACGTTTGTGACCGACGCGGCGCTGCCGGCCGGCATCGCCAACATCTGCCATAGCAGAGGCATCGAGGTGATCGAGGCGATGCCGAAACCATCGGTCGACATTGACGAAGCCGGCCCCGAGCCCGCTCCACCCACCCTGCGGCGCGCCTGA
- a CDS encoding carbohydrate ABC transporter permease gives MDKTVNQKAWFLVLPVFLIVAFSAVLPLMTVVNYSMQDTFGNNQFFWNGVGWFKELLDPTTDLGERFLASLWRNLFFSAIILAIEVPLGIVVALSMPREGWRVAACLVIMALPLLIPWNVVGTIWQIFGRPDIGLMGYVLNHIGLNYNYVSNEFDAWATVIVMDVWHWTSLVALLCYAGLKSIPDAYYQAAQIDGASRWAVFTAIQLPKMNRVLLIAVLLRFMDSFMIYTEPFVVTGGGPGNSTTFVSIELVKIALGQFDLGKAAALSLVYNLIIIIVCWVFYTVMTNAGVERRADKGAA, from the coding sequence ATGGACAAGACCGTCAATCAGAAAGCCTGGTTCCTGGTGCTGCCGGTGTTCCTGATTGTGGCGTTCTCCGCGGTCCTGCCGCTGATGACGGTCGTCAACTATTCGATGCAGGACACCTTCGGCAACAATCAGTTCTTCTGGAACGGCGTCGGCTGGTTCAAGGAACTGCTCGATCCCACCACCGACCTCGGCGAGCGCTTCCTGGCGTCGCTGTGGCGCAATCTGTTCTTTTCGGCGATCATTCTGGCGATCGAGGTGCCGCTCGGCATCGTAGTCGCGCTGTCGATGCCGCGCGAGGGCTGGCGGGTCGCAGCGTGCCTCGTGATCATGGCGCTGCCGCTGCTGATTCCATGGAACGTGGTCGGCACCATCTGGCAGATTTTCGGACGGCCCGATATCGGCCTGATGGGCTATGTGCTCAACCACATCGGGTTGAACTACAACTACGTCTCCAACGAATTCGACGCCTGGGCCACCGTCATCGTGATGGATGTCTGGCACTGGACCAGCTTGGTCGCGCTGTTGTGCTACGCCGGGCTGAAATCGATCCCCGACGCCTATTACCAGGCGGCGCAGATCGACGGCGCGTCGCGCTGGGCGGTGTTCACCGCGATCCAGCTGCCGAAGATGAACAGGGTGCTGCTGATCGCGGTGCTGCTGCGCTTCATGGACAGCTTCATGATCTACACCGAGCCGTTCGTGGTGACCGGCGGCGGGCCGGGCAATTCGACCACCTTCGTTTCGATCGAGCTGGTCAAGATCGCGCTCGGGCAGTTCGACCTTGGCAAGGCCGCGGCGCTGTCGCTGGTCTACAACCTCATCATCATCATCGTGTGCTGGGTGTTCTACACCGTGATGACCAACGCCGGCGTCGAGCGCCGGGCCGACAAGGGAGCAGCATGA
- a CDS encoding DUF1993 domain-containing protein: MSFHDASVAAYLQMLNSLTGILAKAEAHCKAKNIQPDVLLGARLYPDMLPFTRQVQLVCDFAAKGCARLTHSEVPTIPDTEKSFDELKARLARTIDYVKWFKLAQFEGADSRDVTFPAGPDKTMTLKGQQFLSHYSLPNFYFHAATAHDILRHNGVEIGKRDFLGVS; encoded by the coding sequence ATGTCTTTCCACGACGCTTCCGTTGCCGCGTACCTGCAGATGCTCAACAGCCTCACCGGCATCCTCGCCAAGGCCGAGGCGCACTGCAAGGCGAAGAACATCCAGCCCGACGTGCTGCTCGGCGCCCGGCTCTATCCGGACATGCTGCCGTTCACCCGCCAGGTGCAACTGGTCTGCGACTTCGCCGCCAAAGGCTGCGCGCGCCTGACCCACAGCGAAGTGCCGACTATCCCCGACACCGAAAAGAGCTTCGACGAGTTGAAGGCGCGGCTGGCCAGGACCATCGACTATGTGAAATGGTTCAAGCTGGCGCAATTCGAAGGCGCCGATAGCCGCGACGTCACCTTTCCCGCCGGCCCCGACAAGACCATGACCCTGAAGGGCCAGCAGTTCCTCAGCCATTACTCGCTGCCGAACTTCTACTTCCATGCCGCCACCGCCCACGACATTCTCCGGCACAACGGCGTCGAAATCGGCAAGCGCGATTTTCTCGGGGTGAGTTGA
- a CDS encoding carbohydrate ABC transporter permease, with translation MHSIPGRRLILSLFLIFLLLPIYWLVNMSFKTNNEIVTTMTLWPHHPTIANYMRIFTDESWYSGYLNSLKYVLINTVLSISFALPAAYAFSRYRFLGDKHLFFWLLSNRMAPPAVFALPFFNLYSALNLFDTPWAVALAHCLFNVPLAVWILEGFVSSVPREIDETAFLDGYSFPRFFLKILVPLIASGIGVAAFFCFMFSWVELLLARTLTSVNAKPIAATMTRTVSAAGVDWGLLAAAGVLTIIPGALVIWFVRNYIARGFALGRV, from the coding sequence ATGCATTCGATCCCCGGCCGGCGCCTCATCCTCTCGCTGTTCCTGATCTTCCTGCTGCTGCCGATCTACTGGCTGGTCAACATGAGTTTCAAGACCAACAACGAGATCGTGACCACCATGACGCTGTGGCCGCATCACCCGACCATCGCCAATTACATGCGCATCTTCACCGACGAGAGCTGGTATTCCGGCTACCTCAATTCGTTGAAATATGTGCTGATCAACACCGTACTCTCGATCTCGTTCGCGCTGCCGGCGGCTTACGCGTTCTCGCGCTACCGCTTTCTCGGCGACAAGCACCTGTTCTTCTGGCTGCTGTCGAACCGGATGGCGCCGCCGGCGGTGTTCGCGCTGCCGTTCTTCAATCTCTATTCCGCGCTCAACCTGTTCGATACGCCCTGGGCGGTAGCGCTGGCGCATTGCCTGTTCAACGTGCCGCTGGCGGTATGGATTCTCGAAGGCTTCGTCTCCAGCGTGCCGCGCGAGATCGACGAGACCGCGTTCCTCGACGGCTATTCGTTCCCGCGCTTCTTCCTCAAGATCCTGGTGCCGCTGATCGCCAGCGGCATCGGCGTCGCGGCGTTCTTCTGCTTCATGTTCTCCTGGGTGGAACTGTTGCTGGCGCGCACGCTGACCTCGGTCAACGCCAAGCCGATCGCCGCGACCATGACGCGTACGGTGTCCGCCGCCGGGGTCGACTGGGGCCTGCTCGCCGCTGCCGGCGTGCTCACCATCATCCCCGGCGCGCTGGTGATCTGGTTCGTCCGCAACTACATCGCGCGCGGCTTCGCGCTCGGCAGGGTGTGA
- a CDS encoding ABC transporter substrate-binding protein, with amino-acid sequence MRHLRRRKGDLTKNGFLTMTSAAALIAASVTIAAPAFADDATAQKWIDSEFQPSTLSKADQLKELQWFEKAAQPFKGLDINIVSETITTHEYESKTLAKAFTEITGIKVKHDLIQEGDVVEKLQTQMQSGKNVYDGWINDSDLIGTHSRYNQTVILSDYMAGEGKDVTDPMLDVNDFIGKSFTTGPDGKLYQLPDQQFANLYWFRYDWFSNPEYKAKFKAKYGYDLGVPVNWSAYEDIAEFFTNDIKEINGVRVYGHMDYGKKDPSLGWRFTDAWLSMAGNGDKGIPNGLPVDEWGIRMEGCRPVGSSVERGGDTNGPAAVYSITKYLDWMKKYAPPQAQGMTFSEAGPVPAQGAIAQQIFWYTAFTADMVKPGIPVVNADGTPKWRMAPSPHGSYWKEGMKLGYQDAGSATLLKSTPADRRKAAWLYLQFINSKTVSLKKSHVGLTFTRESDIWHKSFTERAPKLGGLIEFYRSPARVQWTPTGNNVPDYPKLAQLWWQNIGDASSGAKSPQAAMDSLAAAQDSVLERLEKSGVQGACGPKLNKKETAEFWFAKAEKDKTIAPQRKLANEKPKGETVDYDALIKSWPATPPKRASLN; translated from the coding sequence ATGCGACACTTGAGGAGAAGGAAGGGTGACTTGACCAAGAACGGCTTTCTGACCATGACCAGCGCTGCGGCGCTGATTGCGGCGTCCGTAACCATCGCCGCGCCGGCATTCGCCGATGATGCAACCGCGCAGAAGTGGATCGACAGCGAATTCCAGCCCTCGACCCTGTCCAAGGCCGATCAGCTGAAGGAACTGCAGTGGTTCGAAAAGGCGGCGCAGCCGTTCAAGGGCCTGGACATCAACATCGTGTCGGAAACGATCACGACGCATGAATACGAATCCAAGACGCTGGCGAAGGCCTTCACCGAGATCACTGGCATCAAGGTCAAGCACGACCTGATCCAGGAAGGTGACGTCGTCGAGAAGCTGCAGACCCAGATGCAGTCCGGCAAGAATGTCTATGACGGCTGGATCAACGACTCCGATCTGATCGGCACGCACTCTCGCTACAACCAGACAGTCATTCTGTCCGACTACATGGCGGGCGAAGGCAAGGACGTCACCGATCCGATGCTCGACGTCAACGACTTCATCGGCAAGTCGTTCACAACGGGTCCGGACGGCAAGCTCTATCAACTGCCTGACCAGCAGTTCGCGAACCTCTATTGGTTCCGCTACGACTGGTTCTCCAATCCGGAATACAAGGCCAAGTTCAAGGCCAAGTATGGCTACGACCTCGGCGTTCCCGTGAACTGGTCGGCCTATGAGGATATCGCCGAGTTCTTCACCAACGACATCAAGGAGATCAACGGCGTCAGGGTCTATGGCCACATGGACTACGGCAAGAAGGATCCCTCGCTGGGATGGCGGTTCACCGACGCCTGGCTGTCGATGGCCGGCAACGGCGACAAGGGCATCCCGAACGGTCTTCCGGTCGATGAATGGGGCATCCGCATGGAAGGCTGCCGTCCGGTCGGCTCGTCCGTCGAGCGCGGCGGCGACACCAACGGTCCGGCGGCGGTCTATTCGATCACCAAGTACCTCGACTGGATGAAGAAATATGCCCCGCCGCAAGCGCAAGGCATGACCTTCTCCGAAGCAGGCCCGGTGCCGGCGCAAGGTGCGATCGCGCAGCAGATCTTCTGGTACACCGCCTTCACCGCCGACATGGTGAAGCCGGGTATTCCGGTCGTGAACGCCGATGGCACGCCGAAATGGCGCATGGCCCCGTCGCCGCACGGCTCCTACTGGAAGGAAGGCATGAAGCTCGGCTATCAGGACGCCGGCTCCGCGACGCTGCTGAAGTCAACCCCGGCCGATCGCCGCAAGGCGGCCTGGCTCTATCTGCAGTTCATCAACTCCAAGACGGTTTCCTTGAAGAAGAGCCATGTCGGTCTCACCTTCACCCGTGAGTCCGACATCTGGCACAAGTCGTTCACCGAGCGCGCGCCGAAACTCGGCGGGCTGATCGAGTTCTACCGCTCGCCGGCACGCGTGCAGTGGACCCCGACCGGCAACAACGTGCCGGATTATCCGAAGCTGGCGCAATTGTGGTGGCAGAACATCGGCGACGCGTCGTCCGGTGCGAAGTCGCCGCAGGCGGCGATGGACTCGCTGGCAGCAGCGCAGGACTCGGTGCTGGAGCGTCTCGAGAAGTCCGGCGTGCAGGGCGCCTGCGGGCCGAAGCTGAACAAAAAGGAGACCGCCGAATTCTGGTTCGCGAAGGCCGAAAAGGACAAGACCATCGCGCCCCAGCGCAAGCTGGCGAACGAGAAGCCGAAGGGCGAGACCGTCGACTACGACGCGCTGATCAAGTCGTGGCCGGCCACTCCGCCCAAGCGCGCCTCGCTGAACTGA
- the glpD gene encoding glycerol-3-phosphate dehydrogenase, which produces MDRIFDLAIIGGGINGCGIARDAAGRGNSVFLCEMNDLASGTSSWSTKLVHGGLRYLEYYEFRLVREALIEREVLWQIAPHIIRPLRFVLPHHAGLRPAWLLRLGLFLYDHIGGRKLLPPTRSVDLTRDEVGKPLVPNRFTRAFEYSDCFVDDARLVVLTARDAADRGAEIRTRSRAVEIRQADGIWHVTVEDAASGARSTIRARALVNAGGPWVENVLASGAGVNAKAKVRLVQGSHVVVRKLYAHDRAYMFQNSDGRIVFVIPYQDDFTLIGTTDRDYDGDPAKVKATDEEIKYLCDSVSEYLAKPVKPEDVVWTYSGVRPLYDDGASEAKAATRDYVFELDTPGGAPLLSIYGGKITTYRRLAEEALERLSPYLRGATPREDFKAKEGWTGKSPLPGGDMDVSAIAALTAELVRNYPFLTSAHANRLAHAYGTRAAKLLGEAKSLDDLGRSFGATLTESEVRYLIANEWARTAEDIVWRRSKLGLRLSAAEVAALEDWMAANHVASGPPLREAGGRT; this is translated from the coding sequence TTGGACCGAATTTTCGACCTCGCCATCATCGGAGGCGGCATCAATGGCTGCGGCATCGCGCGCGATGCGGCGGGCCGGGGCAATTCCGTTTTCCTATGTGAAATGAACGACTTGGCCAGCGGGACGTCGTCCTGGTCGACCAAGCTCGTGCATGGCGGGCTGCGCTACCTCGAATATTACGAGTTTCGCTTGGTGCGCGAGGCGCTGATCGAGCGCGAAGTGCTCTGGCAGATCGCCCCGCACATCATCCGTCCCTTGCGTTTCGTTTTGCCGCACCACGCAGGATTGCGTCCGGCCTGGCTGCTGCGTCTGGGGTTGTTTCTTTACGACCATATCGGCGGCCGCAAACTGCTGCCGCCGACGCGTTCGGTCGACCTGACCCGTGACGAGGTCGGCAAGCCGCTGGTGCCCAACCGTTTCACTCGGGCGTTCGAATATTCCGACTGCTTCGTCGACGACGCCCGCCTCGTGGTGCTCACCGCGCGCGATGCGGCGGACCGCGGCGCCGAGATCCGCACCCGTTCCCGCGCGGTCGAGATCCGGCAGGCCGACGGCATCTGGCACGTCACCGTCGAGGATGCCGCGAGCGGCGCGCGCTCGACGATCAGGGCTCGCGCGCTGGTCAACGCTGGCGGCCCCTGGGTCGAGAACGTGCTGGCCTCCGGCGCCGGCGTCAACGCCAAGGCCAAAGTGCGGCTGGTGCAGGGCTCCCACGTCGTGGTCCGCAAGCTCTATGCCCACGACCGCGCCTACATGTTCCAGAACAGCGACGGCCGCATCGTGTTCGTGATTCCCTATCAGGATGATTTCACCCTGATCGGCACCACCGACCGCGATTACGACGGCGATCCCGCCAAGGTGAAAGCCACCGACGAAGAGATCAAATATCTCTGCGATTCCGTCAGCGAATATCTGGCCAAGCCGGTCAAGCCGGAGGATGTGGTCTGGACCTATTCGGGCGTCCGCCCGCTCTATGACGACGGCGCCAGCGAAGCCAAGGCTGCCACCCGCGACTACGTGTTCGAACTCGACACCCCCGGCGGCGCGCCGCTGCTGTCGATCTACGGCGGCAAGATCACCACCTACCGGCGCCTCGCCGAGGAAGCGCTCGAACGTCTTTCGCCGTATTTGCGCGGCGCCACGCCCCGCGAGGACTTCAAGGCCAAGGAAGGCTGGACCGGCAAGTCGCCGCTGCCCGGCGGCGACATGGATGTCTCGGCGATCGCGGCGCTGACGGCGGAACTGGTGCGGAACTATCCGTTCCTGACCTCTGCCCATGCCAACCGTCTGGCGCATGCCTATGGCACCCGCGCTGCCAAACTGCTCGGCGAAGCCAAATCGCTCGATGATCTCGGCCGGTCCTTCGGCGCCACTTTGACCGAGAGCGAAGTCAGGTATCTGATTGCGAACGAATGGGCCCGCACCGCCGAAGACATCGTCTGGCGGCGCTCCAAGCTCGGCTTGCGCCTGTCGGCGGCCGAGGTTGCCGCCCTTGAAGACTGGATGGCCGCCAACCACGTTGCTTCCGGGCCTCCCTTGCGCGAAGCAGGAGGGCGGACATGA
- a CDS encoding ABC transporter ATP-binding protein yields MTVTLEHVTRTVDGIPAIRDVSLTLERGTLSVLLGPTLSGKTSIMRLLAGLDTPTSGRVLVDGKDVTGLDVRQRSVAMVYQQFINYPSLTVYENIASPLRVQRRPREEIEKRVREAAQLLKLEPYLDRTPLQLSGGQQQRTAIARALVKGADLVLLDEPLANLDYKLREELRTELPRIFEASGAIFVYATTEPSEALLLGGRTVCMWEGEVLQAGDTSKVYRHPDTLRVAQVFSDPPLNIVGIEKHDGSVQYAGGVKAPASGLYAGLGDGAYRVGFRAHQLEVAKGIAGRHAFHATVTVTEITGSESFVHLSRDASNWVAVLQGVHEFEPGHVLDAVLDPDNVFVFDAADRLVAAPGAM; encoded by the coding sequence ATGACGGTCACGCTCGAGCACGTCACGCGCACCGTGGATGGCATTCCGGCCATCCGCGATGTCTCGCTGACGCTCGAGCGCGGCACCTTGAGCGTGCTGCTCGGCCCGACGCTGTCGGGCAAGACCTCGATCATGCGGCTTCTGGCCGGCCTCGATACGCCGACCTCGGGCCGCGTGCTGGTCGACGGCAAGGATGTCACCGGCCTCGACGTGCGGCAGCGTTCGGTGGCGATGGTCTATCAGCAGTTCATCAATTACCCCTCGCTGACGGTCTATGAAAACATTGCCTCGCCGTTGCGGGTGCAGCGCCGGCCGCGCGAGGAAATCGAAAAGCGCGTGCGGGAAGCCGCGCAGCTCCTGAAGCTCGAGCCGTATCTCGACCGCACGCCGCTGCAATTGTCGGGTGGGCAGCAGCAGCGCACCGCGATCGCGCGCGCGCTGGTCAAGGGCGCCGATCTGGTGCTGCTCGACGAGCCCCTGGCTAATCTCGACTACAAGCTGCGCGAGGAGCTGCGCACTGAACTGCCGCGCATTTTCGAAGCCTCTGGCGCGATCTTCGTCTACGCCACCACCGAACCGTCGGAAGCCCTGTTGCTGGGCGGCCGCACCGTCTGCATGTGGGAAGGCGAGGTATTGCAGGCCGGCGACACCTCGAAGGTCTATCGCCATCCCGACACCTTGCGCGTCGCCCAGGTGTTTTCCGATCCACCGCTCAACATCGTCGGTATCGAAAAGCACGACGGCTCGGTGCAATATGCCGGCGGCGTCAAGGCGCCGGCCTCGGGACTCTATGCCGGGCTCGGCGACGGGGCCTACCGCGTCGGCTTCCGCGCCCATCAGCTTGAGGTCGCCAAGGGCATTGCCGGCCGCCACGCCTTCCACGCCACCGTGACCGTGACCGAGATCACCGGCTCGGAAAGTTTCGTGCATCTCAGCCGCGACGCCTCCAACTGGGTCGCGGTGCTGCAGGGCGTGCACGAATTCGAACCGGGCCACGTGCTCGACGCCGTGCTCGATCCCGACAATGTCTTTGTGTTCGACGCGGCCGACCGCCTGGTCGCCGCGCCAGGCGCGATGTGA